Proteins encoded together in one Dermacentor variabilis isolate Ectoservices chromosome 2, ASM5094787v1, whole genome shotgun sequence window:
- the LOC142571336 gene encoding uncharacterized protein LOC142571336 has product MAALGYHWSWQQLRTHWKNLKSRYNKELLEQSKSGAGKSTWQWFSEMNALLAHRPMSQALHYGIDSNEPDESEDSRADTCASEADDVETLRSTQSSPEASCSQPPRKRSRYSKHSELRELFADQQSRSAELLRQHTDMIFQQQRQLLQEERNNMNQLMANITTSFLQGTQALLSQVFSQQMQMTGHQPAVFSFPAQGPFVTTGVASNITSFQPCHPSNSTQDMPAQPNFSGSTTSRSPHS; this is encoded by the exons ATGGCCGCGCTCGGCTACCATTGGTCTTGGCAGCAACTGCGGACTCACTGGAAGAACCTGAAGTCCAGATACAATAAG GAGCTGCTAGAGCAAAGCAAGAGCGGCGCGGGAAAATCCACTTGGCAGTGGTTTTCTGAAATGAATGCTCTACTCGCACATCGTCCTATGAGCCAAGCGCTGCATTACGGTATCGACAGTAACGAGCCGGATGAAAGTGAAGACTCCCGAGCCG ACACGTGTGCAAGTGAAGCTGATGACGTCGAAACGCTCCGAAGTACACAGTCCT CCCCAGAAGCCAGCTGTTCACAGCCACCAAGGAAGCGCTCCAGATACAGCAAGCACTCGGAGCTGCGTGAACTGTTCGCTGATCAGCAAAGCAGAAGTGCTGAGCTCTTAAGACAGCACACAGACATGATATTTCAACAGCAGCGGCAGCTTTTACAGGAGGAGCGGAATAACATGAATCAACTCATGGCAAACATTACAACTTCCTTCCTTCAAGGCACTCAAGCCCTTTTGTCACAAGTGTTCAGCCAACAGATGCAAATGACAGGCCACCAGCCAGCAGTGTTCAGCTTTCCTGCACAAGGACCTTTTGTCACAACGGGGGTGGCCTCCAACATCACAAGCTTCCAACCATGTCACCCGTCAAACTCGACGCAAGACATGCCAGCGCAACCGAACTTTTCTGGCTCAACCACATCGAGGTCGCCTCACTCATAA